One window from the genome of Saccharomyces mikatae IFO 1815 strain IFO1815 genome assembly, chromosome: 4 encodes:
- the IWR1 gene encoding Iwr1p (similar to Saccharomyces cerevisiae IWR1 (YDL115C); ancestral locus Anc_2.322): protein MNSVTTAPEFIRVKRRRDEDSVQALLIDEGKRVKKQRFIFKLSKTVSPESYQSEQESSTPLLKLAHEDHRHFVLEQRKKHRRDSDGDDSQSQLTVESNAKDDDGLPPEINQMVNDYLKLNKGGENLERKKPTRKFFSGYSAEIATLPSLDYVFDIYHLEKIREDEVARYNNEKNIGFVKIVEHMDLALDEESDPNEVRSDDEDSNDENYYQNDYPEDEDDDRSILLGNEGEDMAVSEEEFIIGVNKSRFSSWNDHQLLGPNGYQDVEEEYGDLFSRLGGNSDVLKSINSSNFIDLDGQEEEIETSDNANDLDEEYDTEYPRNEFFPTDTDDPLAHHRDRIFHQLQKKIDKS, encoded by the exons ATGAACAGTGTCACAACGGCACCAGAGTTTATTAgagtaaaaagaagaagagatgAGGATTCCGTACAGGCATTAT TGATTGATGAGGGGAAAAGAGTGAAGAAACAGAGGTTCATATTCAAATTATCAAAGACTGTGAGCCCTGAAAGCTACCAATCCGAGCAAGAGTCATCCACACCATTGTTGAAGCTCGCTCATGAAGATCACAGGCATTTTGTATTAGAACAGAGAAAGAAACATCGTAGAGACTCTGATGGCGATGATTCACAAAGTCAGCTTACGGTAGAAAGCAATGctaaagatgatgatgggTTACCTCCCGAGATCAATCAGATGGTAAATGACTATTTGAAACTGAATAAAGGTGGAGAGaatcttgaaagaaaaaaaccaactagaaagtttttcagTGGATATTCTGCAGAAATTGCGACACTGCCCAGTTTAGATTACGTTTTTGACATCTATCACTTAGAAAAAATTCGTGAAGATGAAGTTGCACGATATAAcaatgagaaaaatatagGGTTTGTGAAAATTGTCGAGCACATGGATTTAGCacttgatgaagaaagtgatCCCAATGAAGTCCGttcagatgatgaagattctAATGATGAAAACTACTACCAGAATGATTATCCggaggatgaagatgatgacaGATCAATTCTACTTGGAAACGAGGGGGAAGATATGGCTGTATCGGAAGAAGAGTTTATCATAGGTGTAAATAAGAGCAggttttcttcttggaATGATCATCAACTTTTGGGACCTAATGGGTATCAGGACGTGGAGGAAGAGTACGGAGATCTTTTCAGCAGACTTGGAGGAAACAGTGACGTCCTTAAATCCATTAACTCATCCAATTTTATTGATTTGGATGGTcaagaagaggaaatagAAACAAGTGATAACGCAAATGACTTGGATGAGGAATATGATACTGAATATCCTAGAAATGAATTCTTTCCGACTGATACTGATGACCCATTGGCACATCATAGAGACAGAATATTCCATCAattacagaaaaaaatcgatAAAAGCTAA
- the NUP84 gene encoding Nup84p (similar to Saccharomyces cerevisiae NUP84 (YDL116W); ancestral locus Anc_2.320), with protein sequence MELSDTYKAEHFTKFSDTLKEYRIEQNNEQNPTDPFNIIREFRSSAGQLALKFANSTDQQNLISSTDWELEARFWHLVELLMVFRNADLDLDEIDLHPYNSRALFKKKLMQGNTDLYQIWIVMVWLRENTHVEDRPKNIPTSKWSNSITSGGLKSCDLDFPLRENNNVLDVKDKKEDHIFFKYIYELILAGAVDEALEEAKLTDNITICMILCGVQEYLNPVIDKQIANEFDTQQGIKKHSLWRRTVFSLSQQPGLDPYERAIYCYLSGDIPSQEILQYSDWESDLHLYLNQILQIEIENYLLKNNQISTDELILPLPSHALTVQEVLNRVAARHPSESEHPIRVLMASVILDSLPSVIHSSVEMLLDVVKGTETSNDIIDKPYLLRIVTHLAIFLDIINPGSVEEVDKSKLITTYISLLKLQGLYENIPIYATFLNESDCLEACSFILSSLENPQIRQKQIEIINFLKLPASNILRRTTQRVFEETEHEYSPSNEISISFDVNNIDMHLICGVEWLIEGKLYVDAVHSIIALSRRFLLNGRVKALEQFMKRNSFEKICKNYELEKIAENISGNGDEKEDQFLKEITQYEHLIQGIEKYEEWQKSVSLLNSESNIPTLIEKLQGFSKDTFELIRSFLVELTSMDLINSIDYEILYEIRALYTPFLIMELHKKLVEAAKLLKIPKFVSEALEFTSLVANENDKIYLLFQSSGKLKEYLDLVARTATLLN encoded by the coding sequence ATGGAATTATCTGATACTTACAAAGCAGAGCACTTCACGAAGTTCTCGGATACTTTAAAGGAATATAGAATTGAACAGAATAATGAGCAAAACCCCACTGACCCCTTCAACATTATAAGAGAGTTTCGCTCATCCGCTGGGCAACTTGCTTTAAAATTTGCCAATTCAACAGACCAGCAAAATCTCATATCTTCTACGGATTGGGAACTGGAGGCCAGATTTTGGCATTTAGTAGAACTGTTAATGGTTTTTAGAAACGCTGATCTTGATCTCGACGAGATAGACCTTCATCCTTATAATTCAAGGgctttattcaaaaaaaaattaatgcAAGGGAATACTGATCTTTATCAAATATGGATTGTGATGGTTTGGCTGAGGGAAAATACACATGTAGAAGATAGACCTAAAAATATTCCAACTTCTAAATGGTCAAATAGTATTACTTCTGGGGGATTGAAGAGTTGTGACTTGGATTTTCCCTTACGTGAAAATAACAATGTCCTTGATgttaaagataaaaaagaagatcatATCTTTTTTAAGTACATTTACGAGCTTATTTTAGCTGGTGCAGTTGATGAAGCATTAGAGGAAGCAAAACTGACTGATAACATTACAATTTGTATGATATTGTGCGGAGTTCAGGAATATTTAAATCCCGTCATCGATAAACAGATTGCAAATGAATTCGATACTCAGCAAGGAATCAAAAAGCACTCTTTGTGGAGGAGAACTGTTTTCAGTCTTTCGCAACAGCCAGGATTGGATCCTTATGAAAGGGCAATATACTGCTACTTAAGTGGTGATATTCCAAGCCAAGAAATTTTGCAATATTCAGATTGGGAATCTGATCTTCACCTATATTTAAATCAGATATTACagattgaaattgaaaattaccttttaaaaaataatcaaataaGTACTGATGAATTGATCCTACCATTACCCTCTCATGCATTAACTGTACAAGAAGTGCTTAACAGAGTGGCAGCAAGACACCCTTCAGAAAGTGAACACCCCATCAGAGTTTTAATGGCATCCGTTATACTAGATTCTCTACCATCCGTTATTCATTCATCTGTAGAAATGCTCCTTGACGTTGTAAAAGGAACAGAAACAAGTAACGATATCATAGATAAGCCTTATCTTCTGAGAATAGTGACACATTTAGCCATTTTCCTGGACATAATCAACCCAGGTTCTGTTGAAGAGGTTGACAAATCCAAACTGATTACCACATATATCAGTCTCCTAAAACTACAAGGGCTTTATGAAAATATTCCAATATACGCTACTTTTCTCAATGAATCAGACTGCTTAGAGGCATGTTCTTTCATATTATCTTCTTTAGAGAATCCACAGATAAGGCAAAAACAAATCGAAATAATcaactttttgaaactaCCTGCCTCAAATATTTTGAGAAGAACCACCCAGCGTGTTTTTGAGGAAACAGAGCACGAATATTCACCATCTAACGAAATCTCCATATCTTTCGATGTAAACAACATTGATATGCACTTGATATGTGGTGTGGAATGGCTTATTGAAGGAAAGCTTTACGTGGATGCTGTCCACTCCATAATCGCCCTATCGAGAAGGTTTTTATTAAATGGCCGTGTCAAGGCTCTTGAGCAatttatgaaaagaaacagttttgaaaaaatatgcaaGAATTATGAGTTAGAGAAAATAGCTGAAAACATTTCTGGAAATggtgatgaaaaagaagatcaatttttgaaagagataACTCAATATGAGCATCTGATCCAAGGTATAGAGAAATATGAAGAATGGCAGAAATCCGTCAGTTTATTAAATTCAGAATCGAACATTCCCACTTTAATAGAGAAATTGCAAGGATTTTCAAAGGATACATTTGAGTTGATCAGGTCATTTTTAGTGGAGTTAACTTCTATGGACCTTATCAATTCGATAGATTATGAAATTCTCTATGAAATTAGAGCCCTATATACTCCATTTCTAATAATGGAATTGCATAaaaaattagtggaagccGCCAAGTTGCTGAAGATTCCAAAGTTTGTCTCAGAAGCTCTGGAGTTTACCTCATTGGTTGCTAATGAGAACGACAAGATTTATCTATTATTCCAATCCAGTggaaaattgaaagaataTCTGGATCTCGTTGCTCGCACGGCTACGCTTCTGAATTGA
- the ATG20 gene encoding Atg20p (similar to Saccharomyces cerevisiae ATG20 (YDL113C); ancestral locus Anc_2.324): MSDSGDIQGKAKLNTKTRDTGEAELPHETTEHMEKPEIPKKEVRLPKKSSKKSSKKSLEKINCGKEDNTKVETELVHTALLEKDNPFMEEEPIGLTKSTLIGIPGIRSHKLKNPNEDYEDDSEGLLPLNQGSNIEMCRASLSGSINSINEEASPSEEMHVSNRDKSSRIHILEAKRVSEGQGRSYIAYVIQFENSTVQRRYNDFESLRSILIRLFPMNLIPPIPEKQSIKNYGKSITGSSSKYLLPSEGSGSVDLSLSVIHASVNNNDERLIRHRIRMLTEFLNKLLANEEITKTSIITDFLDPNNHNWHEFVNSSSTFSSLPKSILQCNPLDPTNTTRIHATLPIPGSSSQLLLNKESSDKKMDNKRSKSFSSIEHEYKQYENLLENGIYKYNRRTTKTYHDLKADYNEISEVFAQFSHEQAQVGEVVEQLSYLSNVFSESSITLEKLVGRLYYNINEPLNESVHMATSARELIKYRKLKYLQNEMIKKSLSSKIAQLEKLEVQNNEYKDVDKIIDSEMSKSHTINLERPTNNAANGGKSYSGKLFNGFSKLASMVKESVKYQETDPHTASVNLKKEIEQLSESLKVTENDLEVISKVIKDDQLPKFSKERETDLSDILKHHSRYMRNYARQNLEIWKEVKRHQDFA; the protein is encoded by the coding sequence ATGTCAGACTCAGGTGACATCCAAGGAAAAGCTAAACTGAACACGAAAACTCGTGATACAGGAGAGGCTGAACTACCACATGAAACAACAGAACATATGGAGAAGCCAGAGATTCCTAAGAAAGAAGTTAGATTGCCAAAAAAGAgctcaaaaaaaagctcaaaaaaaagcttagaaaagataaattgtggaaaagaagacaaCACCAAAGTAGAAACTGAGTTAGTACATACTGCCCTGTTAGAGAAGGACAATCCATTCATGGAGGAAGAGCCTATAGGACTTACAAAATCGACCTTAATAGGAATACCCGGTATAAGAAGTCATAAACTAAAGAACCCAAATGAAGATTATGAGGACGATTCAGAGGGCTTACTTCCCTTAAACCAAGGGTCTAATATAGAAATGTGTAGAGCCAGTCTTAGTGGAAGTATCAACTCTATTAACGAAGAAGCTTCTCCGTCAGAAGAAATGCATGTGTCAAATAGAGATAAGTCTAGTAGAATACATATACTTGAAGCGAAAAGAGTATCGGAAGGTCAAGGTAGGTCTTACATCGCTTATGTTATCCAGTTCGAAAATTCGACTGTTCAGAGACGTTATAACGATTTTGAGAGTTTGAGAAGTATTTTGATAAGATTATTTCCTATGAATTTGATACCTCCAATACCAGAAAAGCagtcaataaaaaattatggTAAGTCAATAACTGGATCGAGCTCAAAGTACTTATTGCCCTCAGAAGGTTCTGGCTCGGTAGACCTGTCATTGTCTGTGATACATGCATCAgtcaataataatgatgaaagatTAATACGGCATCGGATAAGAATGCTCACAGAGTTCTTGAACAAACTTTTGGCAAATGAGGAAATTACAAAGACATCCATAATTACCGATTTTTTGGATCCTAATAATCATAATTGGCACGAATTTGTTAATAGTTCGTCTACTTTCTCATCTTTGCCGAAAAGTATTCTGCAGTGCAACCCATTGGATCCTACCAATACAACTAGAATTCATGCCACGTTACCAATACCGGGCTCTTCATCACAGTTATTACTAAATAAAGAATCGAGCgacaaaaaaatggacAATAAAAGAAGCAAATCGTTCAGCAGCATTGAACATGAGTACAAGCAATATGAGAACTTGTTAGAGAATGGAATTTATAAGTACAATAGACGAACCACGAAGACTTATCACGATTTGAAAGCCGATTACAATGAGATTTCTGAGGTGTTTGCACAGTTTTCTCATGAACAGGCTCAGGTTGGAGAAGTAGTGGAACAGTTATCTTACTTGAGTAATGTCTTTTCAGAATCTTCAATTACTCTGGAAAAACTAGTTGGAAGATTGTACTATAACATAAATGAGCCCTTAAATGAATCAGTGCACATGGCAACATCTGCGAGAGAATTAATTAAATACAGAAAGTTGAAATACTTGCAAAATGAAATGATTAAAAAGTCTCTGAGCTCCAAAATTGCACAATTGGAGAAGCTTGAGGTACAAAACAATGAATATAAGGATGTTGATAAGATTATTGACAGCGAAATGTCCAAAAGTCATACCATCAATCTGGAACGGCCCACCAACAACGCTGCCAATGGTGGGAAATCATATAGTGGGAAACTATTCAACGGATTTAGCAAATTAGCATCGATGGTTAAGGAATCCGTTAAGTATCAAGAAACTGATCCTCATACTGCAAGTGTTAATctaaaaaaggaaatcgAACAACTTTCTGAATCATTAAAAGTTACTGAGAATGATTTGGAGGTTATTTCAAAAGTCATTAAGGATGATCAGTTACCCAAATTCtcgaaagaaagagaaaccGACTTGTCAGACATTCTAAAACATCATTCCAGATATATGAGGAACTACGCTCGGCAGAATTTGGAAATTTGGAAAGAGGTAAAAAGACATCAAGATTTTGCATAG
- the SMKI04G1260 gene encoding short-chain dehydrogenase/reductase (similar to Saccharomyces cerevisiae YDL114W; ancestral locus Anc_2.323): MEYKNKINGPSGGTTKCIKDCPTVILSLPSYNPSILSTCAIALITGGSSGLGFELTKELAKRVDKVIVADIQSFPTTVQAQYGNIFYYQCDITSLDEIKKLKKKIEKDHGNVSILINNAGVAHIKKLEHMSNSEVKQLIDINLIGAYKIINTFATNMVDNGEGFIIDIASVLGELTPARLTSYGASKGAMIGFHKSMCKHFKSLPSECNKPGIKTLLVCPGKIQTKMFVDVPTPSKLLAPDIIPSQLALAIISAMEHNHLQTLNAPYYVNLIPFFKSLSWPYRHLLKHFSGMDQVTSIQTTTKNV, from the coding sequence ATGGAGTataagaacaaaataaatGGGCCTAGTGGTGGTACAACAAAATGCATCAAGGATTGCCCAACTGTCATCTTGAGCCTTCCCAGTTACAATCCCTCCATCCTTTCTACCTGCGCAATCGCACTAATAACAGGTGGGTCGAGTGGACTTGGGTTCGAACTCACAAAGGAACTTGCCAAAAGAGTCGATAAAGTGATTGTAGCCGATATTCAATCATTTCCTACTACTGTTCAGGCACAATATGGTAACATTTTCTATTATCAATGCGACATAACAAGCTTAGATGAGattaaaaaattgaaaaaaaaaattgaaaaagatcaTGGAAATGTTAGTATCCTCATAAATAATGCAGGAGTAGCtcatatcaaaaaattggaacATATGTCTAACAGTGAGGTTAAACAATTGATTGATATAAACTTAATAGGTGCTtacaaaatcatcaatacGTTCGCGACAAATATGGTAGATAATGGAGAGGGATTTATAATTGACATTGCTTCTGTCCTCGGAGAACTAACTCCTGCAAGGCTAACATCGTATGGAGCATCAAAAGGTGCAATGATTGGTTTCCATAAGAGCATGTGTAAGCATTTCAAAAGTTTGCCTTCGGAATGTAATAAACCCGGAATAAAGACATTACTAGTGTGTCCAGGAAAAATCCAAACAAAAATGTTCGTTGATGTCCCCACACCATCCAAGTTATTGGCTCCTGATATTATACCTTCTCAACTGGCACTTGCGATAATATCTGCCATGGAACATAATCATTTACAAACACTAAATGCTCCCTATTATGTAAACctaattccttttttcaaatctttaaGTTGGCCATATAGACATCTTCTAAAACATTTCAGCGGAATGGATCAGGTAACATCCATCCAGACCACGACTAAGAATGtatga